A stretch of Cynocephalus volans isolate mCynVol1 chromosome 9, mCynVol1.pri, whole genome shotgun sequence DNA encodes these proteins:
- the C9H4orf19 gene encoding uncharacterized protein C4orf19 homolog → MGCRCCKMIQSYLFDPVQVPSPGYVNEVSSYKSDEDDTVKLKGKQSSEVLVHKNDLQSEGLKRTESRSRTAVPQALPQGDTGGGHCADKTGTAANGISPAAVLQPPENPRPHQGDKGSGASPANNVHPTQPFLEEEDSRKQDCVLPALEESPVMQNEDSRAPSKAQLLAWEVQDHVFQIPAPDYPQLWGRAVDNVNLEKKDFFQIHTEDEPLEGICPSLVGHDLNMPFSMKRSRDSLNEAVATEVLSVCFKEEGPAHAVPVDSRDGQEDAHCSSGDGAGEIVDEDAAVAEALAALEAATAGEDMDEAD, encoded by the exons ATGGGGTGCAGGTGCTGTAAAATGATACAAAG CTATCTCTTTGATCCCGTCCAAGTGCCCTCCCCTGGCTATGTCAATGAAGTAAGCAGCTATAAATCAGATGAAGATGACACTGttaaattaaaaggcaaacaGAGCAGTGAAGTCCTGGTGCATAAAAATGACCTTCAGAGTGAGGGCTTGAAGAGGACTGAGAGCAGAAGCAGAACAGCTGTTCCGCAGGCGCTCCCTCAGGGGGACACTGGAGGGGGACACTGTGCGGACAAGACTGGCACTGCTGCCAATGGCATCAGCCCTGCTGCTGTTCTGCAGCCCCCCGAGAACCCCAGGCCCCACCAGGGTGACAAGGGCTCTGGGGCCAGTCCTGCAAACAACGTTCACCCAACTCAACCCTTCCTGGAAGAAGAGGACTCCAGGAAACAGGACTGTGTTCTGCCAGCCTTGGAAGAGAGTCCAGTCATGCAAAATGAAGACTCCAGAGCCCCTTCTAAGGCACAACTTCTTGCCTGGGAAGTACAAGACCATGTCTTCCAAATACCAGCCCCAGATTACCCTCAGCTCTGGGGCCGAGCTGTAGACAATGTTAATCttgaaaaaaaggattttttccAGATCCACACTGAGGATGAGCCCCTGGAGGGAATTTGCCCCAGTCTGGTAGGGCATGATTTGAATATGCCCTTCTCCATGAAGAGAAGCCGGGATTCATTAAATGAGGCCGTGGCAACAGAAGTTCTAAGTGTCTGCTTTAAAGAGGAGGGTCCTGCTCATGCTGTGCCTGTTGACTCAAGAGACGGGCAGGAGGATGCCCACTGCTCCAGTGGAGATGGGGCTGGGGAGATAGTGGATGAGGATGCAGCGGTGGCAGAAGCCCTGGCAGCTCTAGAAGCTGCTACTGCGGGAGAAGATATGGATGAGGCTGATTAG